CGTGAAGGGGATCGTTACATATGCAGCGCAGAAGGTAGGGAGGTTGTGGCATCCGGCCATCATAATTAACCCAGCCGTGGCCAGGACGGTCATCATCAGGAAACCCTCCGCTCGACCCCAGACATCGAGGACTTTGGCGAGGGGGATGTAGACGGCTGCTGTTATGGAATCGGCGACGATATAGATGGTGTTGAGCAGCGAGTGCGATTCGTACTGACTGGTGATATACGGCgtgaggttgttgatgatgttggaCTGCATCGCATTGACAAAGTAGAGAAGCCAGATGCTATTCACGTCAGTGTCAGCATGAACTAAACCAGGACAACTACAAAATAAAGAACGCACTTGATGAAGACTGAAATCAGGGTCCGCTTCGACCAGCTGAGGGTGACGGCCTCGACACCCTGGACACCACGCTGGGTGTTCTCCGTGGGACGCTCATCCTCTGGCTTGACGTCGGTCGCCTGCAGCTGGACGCCAGACTCAGGAGAAGCATCGGTCTTGTTCTGCTGGGTCTCAGAAACAGTGACCGGGGCGATTGAGTCGTCGGTGGCCCGGCGCCGGAAGGCAGATCGTAGACGGGACGAGACGGGCATGGCGAGGATCAGATCAGCCAGATCAGTCAGATCAGATCGTGGAAAACAAaaggatggaggagatccTTGCCCTTATAGAGGACAAGCCTCTCGTCCTCCGAGGTCGGCTGCAGCGGCCAGGAAAAGGTCTAAACGGAGTGCCAGGTGGGCTGGCAACTCTCGCTAACTGTCTCCAGGTGTAAACCCGACGTCGTCCAGGCGAGGCCCACCAGACGCATGGAATCAGGAGAGAAGAGTGGCAGATAATCTAATCAGATGGGCTTGCTTCGAGGAACGGGGTGTGAGTGGCAGATTCCGCAGGGAGGCATCATGCAACAGGTCCACTTCGGAGTCATCCACAATTCCACATTCCAACATTCCACGTTCCAGCATTCCACAGCCATAGGGCAGCCGGCGAGGTCGGAGACAGGCTAGGCTGCTGGCCTCGCTTAGGGCGTGGGAGGTCCCCACAGCTGCTCTACTGACGAGTATGATACTGATATACCAATATGATGGCCGACACGAGACATGCCATACGACTCACGGACTGCAAAGTATGGAATAATCAATACCCTCGAGATGTTACGGTGCGATCAGATAAGATGAAAATTCTGCAGTGGAGGCCGAGATAGCGAGAACCAGACATTACAATGGGCCCCCACGGTGCCAGCCTAGTGTGTAGCGTAGCCTAGTACCAGCAAGCAAAGCCAAGCTGGCCTGCAGATGACTTGAGAAGCGAAGCATCGGGCCAAGCGTGGAGGAGACGTGGCGTTTTTTGTCTCTCCTGACAGGCCAGCCTGGTTGAATTATTTAATTCCGAGCTCCCACGCCAGGCGACAACTCCACTTACATCTTATCTTTTACGCGAGGACTCAGGTTTGCAAACTTTTAAATTGCGAGGCTACTCCAAATACTCGCGTTGGCCGGGGTTGTAGTTCTGTTAAGCGTTACTTCGCGGTGCTGCGCAACGTCTGAGCAAGACTCCCTAAATAAAGACCTGTACCTTTGACATAAGTCCGAGCCATATTGAATCATGCTGCAAAAGTCCAGTGCCCAGCGTGGAgagtgcagactgcagacaGTTGGGTCGCCACGTTTTCTGGAACGCCCATGGTGGGGACAGCGTCGATAGTTCTCCCACAGCGAAGAACGGGAATTATTACCGATTGGTTTCGAGTATCTCGGGCTGAGACAATAAGCTAATAGCCCTGTGGTCCGGATCTGCCCGTGGGATGCAATCATGCAAGGCAGGTTGAACGGCCGATCAACATGATAATTCAGTCTGCCACACCATACCATCGAAACCACAACGGACAGAACAACACAGGGTCAAACAACTGAACTGTCGCCTGCTGTGCAGAAAATCATCAGCAGCActtcccagcaccaccagcgtGACTAACTTCGGCCCACCGTAACCACATCAATACCGTCGTATAAATCCACCGCAATGACTTGGCCTAGTCGCCAGTGGCATCCGCCCCGTAAAGTTAGCCCATACCTCGCTCATACCGTAAACTAGACGACGGACCTGGAATCTCCTCATTACCCGAAGTCCTCGCTCCAGCGTGAGTCAGTACAACCGGCGGAAATGCGGCATCATGGTAGTCCCCATTCAAGAAAAACGACCCCATTACTCCCAATGCGTAGTAGCACCTTTCAAGCGTCGGTACCCTCGTTTCCCAGCGGCAAATTGGGTTTACTGAGACATTAAAGTATGATTGTACTTGAACCGGAAAGCCCGGAACAGATCGGGCTGCTGAGCCTCGGGTTGTATAGACTGGCGAGGTAAAtattggaggcggagggccTCAAAAAGACACTGCTGGGGTGGCAATATTGTGTAAAAAATAGCTTTCATTGTCTAGACCGGCACTGGTAGCTACCACGTCCTGTCATCTCCAGGTGCTCCGCCCGTTATGAGCGCAGATAGACCTTTAGCATTGGACGCACCAGTTAGCTGGAGTGCGGTCACGGTCGTGATCCCTGGAAATTACTATTTACTTCTAACAAGAACTAGTAAGGCAAGGTATCTTTTTTATACTGTTCCCCCGAGGATATCACCAAACCTATCTCTGTCGGAGGTGCCTTATAATCACCGTAGTTCCTAGCCCAGTTTGCATAGAGGTTAGTTAAGCACAGCAATATCAACATTCACTATACGAATCAAAGCTGAAGCCAAGCAAGGCTTTTGAGATAAGGATCTACTATGATAACAGACAAGGTAAGCTATAATCCTGTAGCTGGATGTATGTAAAGTTATATAAACGGTCATTATCGATACAGCGCGAAAATAGCGACGCCCCAACTTCTACGAGTGGGATTTCCCAGCGTATACATTATGTGGCTGCAAGGGTGTATACATAATATACAACGGCATATGTAGGGACAGTCTCATCGGCAATACAGACGAGACTGCTACTGACAGTTTGGACTTCCAGCAGGGGCCGACGCAGCTTCAGAGGGATTGGTCTGTCCACAACCATTCGCCGCGCCGAGCAAAGTATCATCGACGGCGGCATCATAAGCAGCACCGCAGTTAGGATCACTGTTGAACGATTAACACTGCTGTATGTCCATTAGGGTATATCCACCCGCAGTTGCTATTCTCTCACCTCGACCCCCCGCTTGCATTTTCGAAGTAGGAGCAGATATCATGCGAGAAGCAGTCCTGGGTGTATGCATTACCGACTGCAGTCCCACTGCATCCTGCGCCGCAGCGACCGTTGCATGAATAACTATCATTGTCGGTTCATCAGTTTATATTTGGAGGAGTCTGGGTTGGTAGGCGTACTCTCCGCCGGCGCTGTTGCTGCCGTAGTTGCTACCGACGACTCCAGTAAAAGAACATGTCTGCCCAGCACTGTTTGTCCAAGTTGCTGTTACAGTCGATCCAACTATTAAACAAGTAACAGCGCGTTTTTCGAGAATTTCTCCTGGGACAGAAGGCGCTGCGATGGCCAGAAGCGGCAGAAGACTGAAGACTATACGGAGGGCCATCATTGTATCTGATATCGGAGAAATCTCGCTGTTGAAGACTACCTGATCCTGAAACCATCTATATGGACGTTGAGTCTGTATTTATATGTTCGTTTTGTGGGGAAGGGTCGAGTGTCCACTGGTGTGTCGGTGAGCTCGGAGAATTTGTCGGAGAATTTGTCGGACGCCAAGTTAGATCCTGTATAAAGGCCACGATGGAGATGCCAATTAATATGCAAGAGCGTTGACTTGCTGGCAGGGCCGGTGTCTCGTAGTGCGTATGGCATCAAGTCGGCTATAATGGCGACCCCTGACCCACCTTGAGAAGGCAGGCACAGAATGCAAGATGCGTCGTTCCTGGCCTGTTCATCAGGCACCACCTTTAGTTCCGGTATTCAACTGCTAGGGCGTGCATGCATCACGGCGGTAGATCCTCTTCAGGTACACGGTCCGGACCGTATAATCATGCAACTCCTTTCTCCCAATAGGAAGCCGCCAAGGGGATGGCCCGATATAATCTGGGTCTAGCGTGATGGTGAAATGCGGGGTTTGGATGAGAAAATCAGAGAAGCTGAATTGGAATTGCTGGGCTCGTGGTATTGTCGTATCTCAAACGAGTAGCCCAGCCCAGACAATCATGCTGCCGGATGTTATGTAGTCTGTTTCAAGATCCTTGTTCTATAGCAGGTGAGCAGGTGCACGGGCTGTACAAGGAGATCAGTCTAACCTGCGCAAGGGCAGAGGCTTGGCCGATGCCCATATGGCTCCCTATCCAAGTAAGGCAGTTCCTCATATATTCTTGCATCTCTGGGGGCACGGTTGGCAGGCATGAAACAGCGTAGATTGGATGCATGAGGAGGAAACCCCCAGCTGGTCGTTCGGGGTTAGATATTCCCTGGCCTGCATCCTGTGCACCGCGAAGAAAAGATCGGACGTCCATTGTGAGATGGTATGGAATCGAGGCGATTATGTCTTCAACCTGGTGAGCCAAATCCTGTGGGTCTTGAAAATCAGTTAAACTGTCATTCAGTATATCTCCCGACTCGAGTATAATATTGATCAAAAGGCACCGCGCGAGTCGTGAAACATTCCAAACGGCTGCGACGTAGAAATCAAAGTAAATGTCAACTCGTCCAGGCCAGTAGCCAACCTCTGCCCGGGGCTGAATATCTGTAGGGAATATGTGCccgattgttgttggtgtgAAATCGACGCTCTGCCTCTCCTGCCACTGGGCGATGTCACGGTTTAATACTCGAGCGGTCTCCCTGAGCGCATCGACCTTTGTCTGGTCAGGCGGTGCAGACTGCTTGGATAGTATAGCATGCGAGTCTTTACAGATCGGGCCAAGTCGGAGCAATAGACTATCCAGGTCATTTCCTCGGCCATAGGAGCAAGGAGATGAGAATATTCCGAATTTCTAGCACAGTCAAACGCTGCATATCTTGTCTGATACCACGGGAGACTCACATGGGATTCACCCGCAAGTAAAGACCGCCCGGAACGCACGGCATTGAGGAGTGCCAGGGGGCTGTTTTCAATTTGCAGCAGGGCCGCTAGCCCGCCTGCGTGCGCACGGTGGTGGCGCAGATCCGTTCCATCTGTCATGATCATCTGCCTCTGTTAGTTAGTACACACAAGGTTTACATTTAGGAAAGCACCTCGTATAGCCCGAGTAATATGGCCATAACCGCAGTATCGGCCCGCCGTACCAGCTTGGGATCCCGGATCGCCTCAGCCAGAGCGTTCAGAAGCTCCTGATACAGCCCCTCGGCCTTTCGAGTCAGAAACGGGCGATTCAGCGTGATTGCATGACTCGCACATGCAACGGCCTTGCATGCCTTCGCAACCTGGGATTGCAGACCTTGCCGATGAACGATCGACTCAAGACCCCCTAGGAACCCGCGCGAGAACGACGAGTTGACGGGAGTGATGCAGTAGTCATAGAAAAACGGCCGGAGCGCATACTCTTCCATGGCACATACCGGGACTTCCTTTGGTTTTCCGTCCACTGGGACAGTATCAGATCCAGTCGGAGAGACCCTCGGCGGCAGGCTGCACTTCCGCGCTATAGATTGGAAGGGCGCGGTCATTGCTTCATGCTGGCGAAAAATAAGATTCCCGTCATTTTCGTATCCACCGCAGCTGCGGTTGGTATTGAGACATCTTAAACAGGACTGTGATTGTTATTACATTACTCAAATGGTGTACAATATGTATGCAAGTGCAGTACCCTATACATACCGGGCGCGTCTCGTCACACTGGTTTGATTAGTGACTCTATAATAGCCATTATGGAAGGGGGAATACCTTCTTCCTGCGTCTTTTACAGGTCAGACATCCTCGAGAGGGTCCCAGATAGACCATTGTTAACTTGTTGTGGAGGAAAGGCGGGCGATTTCGGAGACACCGAGTCTATGTCCGAGACAACGAATCACTCAACCAAGGCAGAAGCAGATTGATTCATGACAGGAAGAGATGCCGAGCAGAAAGAAAGCCTCAAGCATCATGATCAACACCCAGACAGCTCTgtcagcagcaggatgatGCGATTGTTGCCAATGCTGACTCGGGGATTCTCGGCCGTCGGAGTTACCGAAAGTCAAACGTTCGGCCTCGGATTTGGTCTCGGGAAATTCCCAAAGGAGCAACCACTCGGAGATACGTATACTCCAGCGTCGTCGGCACGTAAACAGCCCCTATATATGAGCTACAAGGGGCATTATTTTCTGCGATATCCTTTCCGTAACTCTATAACatattttaagttttatttCTCATTACGGGCCGTGACAACAACATGGGTGACCAATCTCGTGCCAACAACCAGGGCCTCGACGAAAAGCATCATAGCCCTACTTTATCTACCAGTGCGGGAGAACCGCCAATAGAACAACCTTcgaaggctgctgctggcccAAGTCCTCCTCCAAATGGCGGTCTCATCGCGTGGCTCCATGTCGCTGGAGGAttcatgctcttcttcaacacaTGGGGCATGATGAACACATTCGGTGTCTTCCAAACATACTACGAATCAGGGgccctcttccaccgctcCTCTTCCGACATCTCATGGATCGGTTCAGTCCAAGCGACAATGCTCATGATGGTTGGCTTTATTACCGGTCCCATATATGACCGTGGCTACTTACGCCCTCTGCTCATCGCGGGCAGCTTCGGCATCGTGTTTGGTCTCATGATGCTCAGCCTCTGCAAGGAATACTGGCAAATTCTCCTAGCTCAGGGATTCTGTGTCGGGATTGGCGCTGGCTGTCTTTTTGTTCCCTGCGTTTCGATCCTACCGACATATTTCTCGTCGAAGCTCGGAGCCGCCCTTGGTCTCGCCGTGTCGGGCTCTTCGCTTGGTGGGATTATCTATCCAATTGTCCTGCATCGTCTTATTGGACCCCTTGGTTTCGGCTGGGCTGTTCGCGTTATCGGCTTCATTGCCCTGGCTACACTTCTCCTCCCCATAGCTGTCATGAAGCAGCGCGTTAAGCCACCCAAGGCACGAGCCCTAATCGACTGGACCGCCTTTACCGATATCCCATTTATGGTGCTTGTCACCGCGGGCCTCATTGCCTTTATGGGCCTTTTCACGCTCTTCTTTTACATCTCATACGTTGGCTCAGCTCGCCACCTCACCTCGGACGATATGGCGTTCTACCTGGTCCCGATCCTTAACGCCGCGTCTTGCTTCGGACGAACCATCCCCAATGCAATGGCTGATAAGTTCGGCCCTTTCAACCTAATCGCACCCTGTTGCATGATGGTCGGCGTTCTCATTCTCTGTCTTATAGCCGTCACCAACCAAGCAGGACTGATTGTCATTGCCGTCTTCTCGGGATTCTTCAGTGGTGCACTAATCGGACTTCCGCCGCTGTGCTTCGTCGCGATCACCAAGGATAAGTCCAAGATTGGAACGCGGATTGGAATGGGCTTTGGTATGATGGCGTTTGGTGTCCTTGCTGGTGGACCTGGGGCTGGGGATATTCTCAGCGGCTCAGGCTCTATGAACTGGAATGGGGTCTGGATATTTGGTGGTGTCAGTACCCTTGTTGCGTCACTTATTTTCGGCGCCTTGAGGATTGCAAATTATGGGTTTGTGCTGCGGGTCAAGGCATGAATGGACATTTATATTCTCTTTTGTCACGAATAGAGTTTTTAGATATGAGATGATAGACTGGAGATGTACGCTGGACTAGGCAGTTATCATAGTACGTGAATAATATATGAGATGTCTACTCGAGGGATATTCCTAGGGCTAAGACACTAAACGAGCGAGACAACTATCAGAATCGGTGTAAATACGCTTTCAAGCACGTATGCGGAACCAGGTCGTGTGGAGCCAACTGCAGTCCAATAACAACGTGCAGCGCAGTCCTAATGTGGCTATTCATATTACGCCC
This sequence is a window from Aspergillus puulaauensis MK2 DNA, chromosome 6, nearly complete sequence. Protein-coding genes within it:
- a CDS encoding uncharacterized protein (COG:K;~EggNog:ENOG410PUWQ), coding for MTAPFQSIARKCSLPPRVSPTGSDTVPVDGKPKEVPVCAMEEYALRPFFYDYCITPVNSSFSRGFLGGLESIVHRQGLQSQVAKACKAVACASHAITLNRPFLTRKAEGLYQELLNALAEAIRDPKL
- a CDS encoding uncharacterized protein (COG:G;~EggNog:ENOG410QDA8;~InterPro:IPR011701,IPR036259;~PFAM:PF07690;~TransMembrane:12 (i48-71o91-110i117-136o142-164i176-197o209-229i250-275o287-306i318-336o342-367i374-391o411-432i);~go_function: GO:0022857 - transmembrane transporter activity [Evidence IEA];~go_process: GO:0055085 - transmembrane transport [Evidence IEA]), whose translation is MGDQSRANNQGLDEKHHSPTLSTSAGEPPIEQPSKAAAGPSPPPNGGLIAWLHVAGGFMLFFNTWGMMNTFGVFQTYYESGALFHRSSSDISWIGSVQATMLMMVGFITGPIYDRGYLRPLLIAGSFGIVFGLMMLSLCKEYWQILLAQGFCVGIGAGCLFVPCVSILPTYFSSKLGAALGLAVSGSSLGGIIYPIVLHRLIGPLGFGWAVRVIGFIALATLLLPIAVMKQRVKPPKARALIDWTAFTDIPFMVLVTAGLIAFMGLFTLFFYISYVGSARHLTSDDMAFYLVPILNAASCFGRTIPNAMADKFGPFNLIAPCCMMVGVLILCLIAVTNQAGLIVIAVFSGFFSGALIGLPPLCFVAITKDKSKIGTRIGMGFGMMAFGVLAGGPGAGDILSGSGSMNWNGVWIFGGVSTLVASLIFGALRIANYGFVLRVKA